Proteins encoded in a region of the Zunongwangia endophytica genome:
- a CDS encoding glyoxalase, with product MNPRDYQLTQLRPEIPSAKVSENMSAEEKFQNGTLRPIVKLQNDLLVEAFRNYIRKHKNAFYELGIDKRMMYVENALQRDIKFRNSLKGMIIGQFTIEEYRNYIENSSALNKRMMNLVKQRLQDNIQLLERDMAY from the coding sequence ATGAATCCGCGTGATTACCAATTAACCCAACTAAGGCCAGAAATTCCTTCCGCAAAAGTTTCAGAAAATATGAGTGCTGAAGAGAAATTTCAAAACGGGACTCTTCGGCCTATTGTTAAACTTCAAAATGATTTACTGGTAGAAGCTTTTAGAAATTATATTAGAAAGCATAAAAATGCATTTTATGAGCTAGGCATTGATAAGCGAATGATGTATGTTGAAAATGCATTACAGCGAGATATAAAATTCCGAAATAGCTTAAAAGGTATGATTATAGGACAATTTACAATTGAAGAATACCGAAATTATATCGAAAATTCTTCTGCTTTAAATAAGCGAATGATGAATTTGGTTAAGCAAAGATTGCAGGATAATATTCAGCTTTTAGAACGCGATATGGCGTACTAA
- a CDS encoding transcription elongation factor yields the protein MKTNKKELYYNCIDMINAKIEQHQNRMDEIKQSMENNDIKTDYDEDNKGQMLGDFEKYAGYLSEAQEQKEELSKIDPEHKNNVIGLGSVVETDRNYYFISIPLGEISMEDGSQIFAISTKAPIYKELEGKQPGDKFTINDEEHEIKGIE from the coding sequence ATGAAAACTAATAAAAAAGAACTGTATTACAATTGCATTGATATGATTAATGCTAAGATCGAACAACATCAAAATCGCATGGACGAAATCAAACAGTCTATGGAAAATAATGATATTAAAACCGATTATGATGAAGATAATAAAGGCCAAATGCTTGGAGACTTTGAAAAGTATGCCGGTTATCTAAGCGAAGCCCAAGAACAAAAAGAAGAGCTAAGTAAAATAGACCCAGAGCATAAAAATAATGTGATAGGATTGGGTAGCGTAGTTGAAACCGATAGAAATTATTATTTTATTTCTATTCCATTAGGCGAAATAAGCATGGAAGACGGAAGCCAGATCTTTGCGATCTCTACAAAAGCTCCCATTTATAAAGAATTAGAGGGAAAACAACCCGGAGATAAGTTTACTATTAATGATGAAGAACACGAGATAAAAGGAATTGAATAA
- a CDS encoding SatD family protein yields MIAVITADLIDSSSYPPEFLELVLETLQKEFDNFAENFSEEKSNFKIYRGDSFQGIITNPENALLFSLFLKTALNKLESKDSSAIKADLRIAIGIGGYDLKRDEISESNGEAFQLSGRTLDDMKSNGRKLMLKTPNIDLNREFYTSLALFDFIADRWSTASAEVIYYLLQGYKEKEIAKIVGISQSAINQRKKIAAWDPISALLKRYEEKISATFKEN; encoded by the coding sequence ATGATAGCAGTTATTACCGCAGATTTGATAGATTCTTCTTCTTACCCACCAGAATTTCTGGAATTGGTGTTAGAAACCTTGCAGAAAGAATTTGACAATTTTGCTGAAAATTTTTCCGAAGAAAAAAGTAATTTCAAAATTTATAGAGGTGACAGCTTTCAGGGAATCATCACTAATCCAGAAAATGCCTTATTATTTTCTTTATTTTTGAAAACAGCATTAAATAAATTAGAAAGTAAAGATTCTTCAGCTATCAAAGCAGATCTGAGAATCGCTATAGGGATTGGTGGTTATGATTTAAAACGTGATGAAATTTCTGAAAGTAACGGAGAAGCATTTCAACTCTCTGGGAGAACGCTGGACGATATGAAATCTAATGGCAGAAAATTAATGCTGAAAACTCCTAATATCGATTTAAATAGGGAGTTTTATACGAGTTTAGCTTTATTCGATTTTATTGCAGACCGATGGAGTACTGCTTCAGCTGAAGTTATTTATTATTTACTTCAGGGATATAAAGAAAAGGAAATCGCAAAGATAGTTGGTATAAGTCAAAGTGCTATTAATCAACGTAAAAAGATTGCAGCTTGGGATCCAATTTCAGCTTTATTGAAACGTTACGAAGAGAAAATTTCAGCAACATTTAAAGAAAACTAA
- a CDS encoding NUDIX hydrolase, with translation MNAEIAVTVDNVILCKSKDRFKIVLIKRKNDPFKGEWALPGGFVEENEDLPDAAKRELKEETGLVVKNNEQIGTFGKPNRDPRGRMISIVYLSLIDSEENLKGDSDAADAKWFSIDDLPKLAFDHDEIIKTAYDYL, from the coding sequence ATGAATGCAGAAATAGCTGTTACAGTAGATAATGTAATATTATGCAAATCCAAGGATAGATTTAAAATTGTGCTAATAAAGCGCAAAAACGATCCATTTAAAGGAGAATGGGCTTTGCCCGGCGGATTTGTAGAAGAAAATGAGGATTTACCAGATGCTGCAAAACGAGAGCTTAAAGAAGAAACAGGTTTGGTTGTAAAAAATAACGAGCAAATCGGAACTTTTGGAAAGCCAAATAGAGATCCTCGTGGCCGAATGATTTCAATAGTATATTTAAGTTTAATAGATTCCGAAGAAAATTTAAAAGGCGATAGTGATGCTGCCGATGCCAAATGGTTTAGTATTGATGATTTGCCAAAATTAGCTTTTGATCATGATGAGATTATAAAAACGGCCTACGATTATTTGTAA
- a CDS encoding DUF72 domain-containing protein: MKFGKVDDPGSVDFTLPKDHPQTKEILNKQESSKFENVRIGCAKWNRQDLKNFYPRGTKDELTFYATQFNAIELNASFYRIFPDTQFETWYGKATDDFQFSPKVPRIISHIKRLNDTERLVDDIVANMMPLKEKLGCCFLQMPDNFMPKWMERLEPFFKHWPKEIPLAVELRHTDWHNDTEVADQLNALLVKYNISSIIVDSAGRRDLLHMRLTNDTAFIRYNGANHPSDYQRLDDWLERIGEWHEQGLKELYFYVHQNLEEASPLLSAYFIEKFNKKFGTDIVIPKTLPPKK; the protein is encoded by the coding sequence ATGAAATTTGGAAAAGTTGATGATCCGGGAAGTGTAGATTTTACGCTTCCCAAAGATCATCCTCAAACAAAAGAAATTTTAAATAAGCAGGAGAGCTCAAAATTTGAGAATGTTAGAATTGGATGTGCTAAATGGAATCGTCAGGATCTAAAAAACTTTTATCCACGTGGTACGAAAGACGAGCTTACCTTTTATGCAACGCAATTCAATGCCATAGAATTAAACGCCTCTTTTTATAGAATCTTTCCCGATACACAGTTTGAAACCTGGTACGGTAAAGCTACAGACGATTTTCAATTTTCGCCTAAAGTTCCACGAATCATTAGTCATATTAAACGTCTAAATGACACGGAACGTTTAGTGGATGATATTGTTGCGAATATGATGCCTTTAAAAGAAAAATTGGGTTGCTGCTTCCTGCAAATGCCAGATAATTTCATGCCGAAATGGATGGAGAGACTAGAACCTTTTTTTAAACATTGGCCCAAAGAAATTCCGCTTGCTGTAGAACTTCGACATACCGATTGGCATAACGATACTGAAGTAGCCGACCAATTAAATGCATTATTAGTAAAGTATAATATATCGAGCATTATTGTAGATTCTGCCGGTAGAAGAGATTTGTTGCATATGCGATTAACAAATGACACTGCATTTATTCGATACAATGGCGCAAATCACCCTTCAGATTATCAAAGATTAGATGATTGGCTGGAACGAATAGGAGAGTGGCACGAGCAAGGATTAAAAGAACTGTACTTTTATGTACATCAAAATCTTGAAGAAGCTTCTCCATTACTTTCGGCATATTTTATTGAAAAGTTCAATAAGAAATTTGGAACCGATATTGTGATTCCAAAAACATTACCACCTAAAAAATAA
- a CDS encoding NAD-dependent succinate-semialdehyde dehydrogenase, whose translation MITSKNPYTGEVVEEFKEYTKEEVNAAIERADNRFKTWRKVSYDEKRDLMLNAAKELRENQRAYAEDITTEMGKPISQAMAEIEKCAWVCEYYAENAKDHLANETIETDAQKSYVSYEPIGVVLAIMPWNYPFWQAFRYAVPALMAGNIGLLKHASNVMRSANNIQKVFENAGFPKDCFQNLVISSSKIDDILKDDRVKAVTLTGSKPAGSAVASTAGSKIKKSVLELGGSNALVVFKDANIQKTVETCVQARYQNTGQSCIAGKRLLLHESIEDQFMEEFVKQVKDLKSGDPMDEDTYIGTLAREDLAEDLEAQVKDSVEKGAKIVLGGKRNKAYYEPTILTNVTKGMRVFDEETFGPAISVTTFKENQEAIDLVNYSDFGLGVSIFTEDFDFAEGIISEFEDGAVFVNELVKSDPRLPFGGTKISGYGRELSSHGIQEFVNRKTVYFNKY comes from the coding sequence ATGATCACTTCAAAAAATCCGTATACAGGAGAAGTTGTAGAGGAATTTAAAGAATATACAAAAGAAGAAGTAAATGCAGCGATCGAAAGAGCTGATAATCGTTTTAAAACATGGCGCAAGGTAAGTTATGATGAAAAACGTGATTTAATGCTGAATGCAGCGAAAGAACTGCGTGAGAATCAAAGAGCCTATGCCGAAGATATTACGACAGAAATGGGTAAACCAATTTCTCAGGCTATGGCAGAAATTGAAAAGTGTGCCTGGGTTTGTGAATATTATGCTGAAAATGCCAAAGATCACCTTGCTAATGAAACGATTGAAACCGATGCTCAAAAAAGTTATGTAAGTTACGAGCCGATAGGCGTTGTTTTAGCGATCATGCCGTGGAATTATCCTTTTTGGCAAGCCTTTAGATATGCTGTGCCTGCGTTAATGGCAGGAAATATAGGGCTATTAAAGCACGCCAGCAATGTGATGCGATCTGCGAATAATATTCAAAAAGTTTTTGAAAATGCTGGTTTTCCAAAAGATTGCTTTCAAAATTTAGTGATTTCTAGTAGCAAAATAGATGATATTTTAAAGGACGATCGCGTTAAAGCGGTTACACTTACCGGAAGTAAACCAGCAGGTAGCGCCGTAGCTTCCACAGCAGGTAGCAAAATTAAAAAATCAGTTTTAGAACTTGGCGGTAGTAATGCGCTGGTAGTTTTTAAAGATGCAAATATTCAAAAAACGGTAGAAACCTGTGTACAGGCAAGATACCAAAACACTGGGCAAAGTTGTATCGCCGGTAAGCGTTTGTTATTACATGAGAGTATCGAAGATCAATTTATGGAAGAATTCGTAAAACAGGTGAAAGACCTTAAAAGCGGAGATCCTATGGACGAAGATACTTATATTGGTACGCTAGCCCGTGAAGATCTTGCTGAAGATTTAGAAGCGCAGGTAAAAGATTCTGTAGAAAAAGGAGCAAAGATCGTTTTAGGCGGTAAACGCAATAAAGCCTATTACGAACCTACCATTTTAACTAATGTTACAAAGGGAATGCGAGTTTTTGATGAAGAAACTTTTGGACCAGCCATTTCGGTAACAACTTTTAAGGAGAATCAGGAAGCTATAGACTTGGTTAATTATTCAGATTTTGGATTGGGAGTTTCCATTTTTACAGAAGATTTTGATTTTGCTGAAGGAATTATTTCTGAATTTGAAGACGGAGCAGTCTTTGTAAATGAGCTTGTAAAAAGCGATCCCAGACTGCCTTTTGGAGGTACTAAAATTTCAGGATACGGTAGAGAACTTTCTTCTCACGGAATTCAGGAATTCGTGAATAGAAAAACAGTGTATTTCAACAAATATTAA
- a CDS encoding DUF3307 domain-containing protein, whose protein sequence is MIFLQLLLAHILTDFVFQTSKWVKQKQKKKSKSVFLYIHAFLAGFFSYLILRDWDQILIPIFISLTHFLIDLWKLNQKKDNLTYFLLDQLFHIIIITIAYLYLISGFNIIVPNLIALLDSYMFLAIIIAYLLVIFPVGFIIGKATEKWHDEILKNTKESLSLKAAGRYIGIFERILVLTLILTDNFSAIGFLIAAKSILRFADKNEASARKQTEYVLIGTLMSFSITIIIGLLVRHIAF, encoded by the coding sequence ATGATTTTTTTACAACTTCTTTTAGCGCATATTCTTACCGATTTTGTTTTCCAAACATCAAAATGGGTTAAGCAAAAGCAGAAGAAAAAATCGAAGTCTGTATTTCTTTATATTCATGCTTTTTTAGCTGGTTTCTTTTCTTATCTAATATTGAGAGATTGGGATCAAATTCTTATTCCTATTTTTATTAGTCTTACTCATTTTTTAATAGACTTATGGAAATTGAATCAAAAGAAGGATAATCTCACCTATTTTTTACTCGATCAATTATTCCACATCATAATCATAACGATCGCTTATCTGTATTTAATTTCAGGCTTTAATATTATAGTGCCTAATTTGATAGCACTGTTAGATTCTTATATGTTTTTAGCTATAATAATCGCATATCTATTGGTCATTTTTCCGGTAGGTTTTATAATTGGCAAAGCGACAGAAAAATGGCATGATGAGATTCTTAAGAACACGAAGGAATCTTTAAGCTTAAAAGCTGCAGGACGCTATATTGGTATTTTTGAACGTATTTTAGTGCTAACTTTAATCTTAACCGATAACTTTTCAGCCATCGGTTTTCTTATAGCTGCGAAGTCTATACTTCGATTTGCAGATAAAAATGAAGCAAGTGCACGTAAACAAACAGAATACGTGCTTATCGGGACACTTATGAGTTTTTCGATAACAATTATAATCGGACTTTTAGTACGCCATATCGCGTTCTAA